From Oreochromis aureus strain Israel breed Guangdong linkage group 4, ZZ_aureus, whole genome shotgun sequence, a single genomic window includes:
- the znf385c gene encoding zinc finger protein 385C isoform X5, translating to MLIGTSAQGSPLLASLPVPGRPLQPQLDLKHLLPFRLNGSSPLSLFPNFNTMDPVQKAVINHTFGVPQPLKKKQIISCNICHLRFNSTNQAEAHYKGHKHARKLKAMEAQKNRQRRAGEASSTGRERDRDRDRERERDISKTSTSEAALPTLMDTCLEEGTSLQSDLESANLEVKLEENPKSSVMLTPVSEVSSMELVTLSPPQISPSSQLSETASDTSAPEVPDAVGSTNESGIRADTSSTNGVPGTDDDKDPKKSKAHLHCPVCKVTVNSISQLEAHNSGTKHKLMLEGHSVLPRRRGKVVAARAGCKSKRLGSKGSVGVPSKNFQCEVCEIFVNSETQLSQQHMNSRRHKDRLAGKPPKPKFTPHSKSQPSSSLANVRWSGYAGVAVSAMKKAFSQYNLTSLSSQTKLALQKQLTKSLTTGFLPSPLTPPTLCTVATNPLALRHPVGTTTFIQTPFLGPALFRPAPGPLRATHTPIIFSPY from the exons GTACATCGGCCCAGGGCAGCCCACTCCTGGCTTCCCTCCCCGTCCCAGGACGACCTCTGCAGCCTCAGCTCGACCTCAAACACCTCCTGCCCTTCAGACTCAATGGATCCTCCCCACTTAGCCTGTTCCCTAACTTTAATACG atggaCCCTGTCCAGAAGGCTGTGATCAACCACACTTTTGGTGTTCCACAGCCACTCAAGAAGAAACAGATTATCTCCTGCAACATTTGCCACCTGCGCTTTAACTCGACG AACCAAGCAGAGGCCCACTATAAAGGTCACAAGCACGCCCGTAAACTCAAAGCCATGGAGGCCCAGAAAAACAGGCAGCGACGAGCTGGGGAGGCCTCATCCACAGGGAGAGAGCGAGACCGAGACAGAGACCGGGAACGAGAGCGGGACATAAGCAAGACATCTACATCTGAGGCAGCCCTTCCTACACTTATGGATACTTGCTTAGAGGAGGGAACAA GTCTTCAGTCTGATCTAGAATCAGCCAACCTGGAGGTGAAGCTCGAGGAGAATCCCAAGAGCTCGGTTATGCTGACACCTGTATCTGAGGTTTCTTCTATGGAGCTGGTCACTCTTTCCCCCCCTCAGATTTCGCCTTCCTCACAGCTCTCTGAGACAGCTTCAGACACCAGTGCCCCTGAAGTCCCAGACGCTGTGGGATCAACCAATGAGTCAGGCATCCGTGCCGACACATCGAGCACAAATGGGGTGCCTGGTACAGATGATGACAAAGACCCCAAGAAGAGCAAAGCTCACCTCCATTGTCCTGTTTGTAAAGTCACAGTAAACTCAATCTCCCAACTGGAAGCACATAACAGCG GTACAAAGCACAAACTGATGCTGGAGGGTCACAGTGTTCTGCCACGACGCAGGGGCAAAGTGGTGGCAGCTCGTGCAGGCTGCAAGAGTAAGCGACTAGGCAGCAAAGGCAGCGTTGGGGTTCCCAGCAAGAACTTCCAGTGTGAAGTGTGTGAGATCTTTGTGAATTCTGAGACCCAACTGAGTCAG CAGCACATGAATAGCAGAAGGCACAAGGATAGGCTGGCCGGAAAACCGCCCAAACCCAAATTTACCCCCCACAGCAAGAGCCAGCCAAGCTCCAGCTTAGCG AACGTGAGATGGAGTGGCTATGCAGGCGTGGCTGTGTCTGCCATGAAGAAAGCATTCAGCCAGTACAACCTCACCTCCCTCTCCTCGCAG ACCAAACTGGCCTTGCAGAAGCAGCTGACCAAGAGTTTGACAACTGGCTTCCTGCCCAGCCCCCTCACCCCGCCAACTCTGTGCACAGTGGCGACTAACCCACTGGCGTTGCGCCACCCAGTGGGCACCACCACCTTCATCCAGACCCCATTCCTGGGCCCTGCACTGTTCCGGCCTGCTCCGGGGCCCCTGCgggccacacacacacctatcaTCTTCTCCCCCTACTAA